TGCTCTATATTGAAGAACAAGTTTGTCCTATGTGTACAGCGAGGCTCGCTGCTGCTCTCTCTTCTTCACTTCCTgttacttcctcctcctcccctccaccatgACCCTTTAACTCTTAACCCCTGACCTTACATCGCCTGGCGGAGAGTCCTTCTAACGCAGCTCTCATCAGTGAGGTATCCAATGAGGCTTTCTGTTCTGagtgagacacacatacagagtTCAGCAGGAGAGCAACGGGGGCCAGTAAGTAGTGTTGTTGTGGTTGATTTTAGAATGTATTCTACCAAGTTCCTTTGGGAACAATTGAGTGATGGAATATGGTGGTTCTGGACTACTGGTGAACATTTAAATAATGGACCTCTGGAACtgctgtgtagaagctgttttttatcATCATCAGCATCTTCTCTTAACAACATAAAGCGATCTTTTTTTCAACCAAGTGAACATAAACAACATTACGGGTTATACACGTTTGGGACTGGGGCTCTTGGGAATATTACGTATACGCTTCTAATGAAGACTTTTCCTgtttccccccctcccccctgcaCTGTACATAAGGAGCTTTCCTTTTTTCATTGATGTGACAGTCAGGGACATGGTACATGGGTTGCTGTTGGGTACTGTGGCTTTGGAAAATTATTTGTGTAAGTATTTTGCCTACCTAATAAGATGCAAGTGGAAATATTTCTAAGCATTTAAAGTTGGATAGCAATAACATGTTTGGATCCACTGTATCAACACACTAAGCTTTCATAGCAGGAGTGAACGTCCTCTAAAGCGACGTATCCTAACCCGAGAAATATGTACCCGACTCAAACTTTCACCTCCTAAATCATGCATTTGATTTCAATGGGGTAATACAAATGTGTTTCGTGCATGTATTTCAAATTATAATTTGGCTGTGGAACAATGtccttttttttttgtatttgaaAACTGTCTGTTTTAGTTAGTCAGAGGGAGAAAACCTAGTGTACAAATAGCTATTGGCCTTACGCCTCTTCATTTCTCAATAAAAAAATTCTTACTTGTGTTTTAATATGTTAAGGTAATCCTACACCAGTGAAAGTAGATCTAAAAGTGAAGAAAGAACAGTTGGAATCCATCACTGGACTACACAATGAGTTagcgctaacacacacacacacacaccatcattataCAGCTGGAggaagtggagaaggagagagaccaggtaacacacacacacaccatcattataCAGCTGGAggaagtggagaaggagagagaccaggtaacacacacacacacaccatcattataCAGCTGGAggaagtggagaaggagagagaccaggtaacacacacacacacacacacaccatcattataCAGCTGGAggaagtggagaaggagagagaccaggtaacacacacacacacacaccatcattataCAGCTGGAggaagtggagaaggagagagaccaggtaacacacacacacacacaccatcattataCAGCTGGAggaagtggagaaggagagagaccaggtaacacacacacacacatcgaggCTGCTGGTTTATATTTGGCTGCTACTGTGCCCAGGTGTTGCATTGTGGGCAGAGCATGTTTGAGCTGTAGATAGGAGCTGATAAGATGGACAGGGAACCAACGTAAACACAGGAACTAAAAGCACATTTTTAAATGTAGTACATAGATCTGAACATTATTGATGAAGAAGTGGGTTTTTATAACAACGTTGTATGGATGTGTAGCAGTTTAACACTGGCGTGCCTGTTTTCAGTGTGTGTAGAACCGACCTCTATGTACTGTAGCTCAAATGTGAATATGAGATGAGCTAATTCTACTGAATCACATATTTTATTACGGTTTAAACTACCTGAGAAGGTCATTGACTTAGTTTCAGAGACAGGATCATTCTAGCCTCAGAAGCCCATTTGGGGGTAATGTCTGTGTAGTATGGGGGTTGGGTCTGTGTAGTATGGGGGGTTGGGTCTGTGTAGTATGGGGGTTGGGTCTGTGTAGTATGGGGGGTTGGGTCTGTGTAGTATGGGGGTTGGGTCTGTGTAGTATGGGGGTTGGGTCTGTGTAGTATGGGGGTTGGGTCTGTGCAGTATGGGGGGGGGTTGGGTCTGTGCAGTATGGGGGTTGGGTCTGTGCAGTATGGGGGGTTGGGTCTGTGCAGTATGGGGGTTGGGTCTGTGCAGTATGGGGGTAATGTCTGTGTAGTATGGGGGTTGGGTCTATGTAGAATGGGGGTTGGGTCTGGGTCTGTGTAGTATGGGGGTTGGGTCTGGGTCTGTGTAGTATGGGGGGttgggtctgtgtaatatgggGGGTTGGGTCTGTGTAGTATGGGGGGGTTGGGTCTGTGCAGTATGGGGGGTTGGGTCTGTGCAGTATGGGGGGTTGGGTCTGTGCCTTCCCAATGAGTGGCAAGTGTATGTATCTATAATAGATTCAAagggtgcatcccaaatagcaccttgttccctatatagaggactacttttgaccagggcccataggatgcACCCTAGATATGATGTCTGTGTAACCACAGTTGCATTCACTTTGTCATTGACACCCCCATAGATTGCACTTACTGTAATTATGTGAATAAGGATTTCACCTCAAATGAAACTCCCTTCCATACCAACTACCCTTCTGTTCAGTGCACCTGTTCTCTGAATACTCTCCCAATGGGAACATAAAACTCATTTGATTCCCTTGTCATGTAAATACAACTTGATTTGTCCACTGTGAAACAGACAAATGCAATGTTTCATCTAATTTATAATGCAGCCTATACTTGGGTGTTCGGTTTGTACAAAAACATCTCTGTACTTGCACAGGACTAGAATAAATGTCGATTGGCATTAGAGGCAACACCTGTACTGTAGTTAACACTGGGAAGACCCTTGTTCTGAATGATTCATACCTGTTTAATCTGGTTTTATGTCTTTGATTTGAGAGGTGAGACTTCTTTTCTTACATTTTTAAAATGGCTGTATAAAGAAATAATTGTGATGGCCCAATGTTGAATCTGGGTATCGGCTGTGTATCTCTTGTTCTGTATATTTGAGATAATTTTGCTTTGGGTTGACGACCAATAAATTAACTTGCCCCTTTGAAAGTTGCCTCTTCTGGACTAAAATTACATTTCATTCCAATGTCAATATGTGCAACATTCAAGAAAACAAAAGTATAGAATCAAAACTTATGACTAACCCatacatttgaaattgtgttttattGGTTTGCAGCATAATCAGAGTCTCCGGCATCTTCCAACAGAAGTCTATTGCATTTGACTGTATTTAGGAAACCAACACATTAAAAACATCTCAGGCTACTTCTAAAATGGCACCCAtcgggtcctggtctaaagtagtgcactaatatagggaatagggtgccattagccctggtcaaaagtagtgcactatgtagggaatagggtgccattttgctATCTCAGATTCTGTACAGGAAGTTCCCTTCACTGTCAAAGAACTCTCTCCCATGCGGTACCACTGGCGAAGGCTTTGACGACAGCATTAGTTCCTCCAGTTCTTCCTCTGAAAACACCCTTccatcccatctctcctcctggtCGTCTTTCTCCTCAACCTTCTCCGacacattgtcctctggaacattttcctcttcctcccactcctctctcgagTTATCTTGTCCTGAGGTGTGTCTGCTGTGCAGCGTTGGTGGGGATGAGAGCTGGGTGGGTAGTGAGGTGAGAGGAGCAGCAGGATAATTAGCAGTAGTCATCATGGCTCTTGGGCCAGGGTCATCCTCCAAGTCCCTGGCTATCAGCTTCTGGCTACTGTGGCTAGCCAGGGTGACCAGGGCACCAGTGCCACTTCCTGTGGGCAGCATGGCTGGTTTGCTACTTCTATGTCCAGAGGCAGGCAGCTGTGTTCTGCCCGagcccccctgcccctccaccacCAGGTAGGGCCACCTGCCTATCCTGTCCCCCTGCTCCACCACCAGGTAGGGCcacctgcctgccctgtctccctccaggtagggctttctgcctgccctgtctccctccaggtAGGGCCACCtgcctctcctgtccccctccagGTAGGGCCACCTGCCTCTCCTGTCCCCCTGCTCCACCTCCAGGTAGGGCCACCTGCCTCTCCTGTCCCCCTGCTCCACCTCCAGGTAGGGCCACCTGCCTCTCCTGTCCCCCTGCTCCACCTCCAGGTAGGGCCACCTGCCTCTCCTGTCCCCCTGCTCCACCCCCAGGTAAGGCCTGCTGTCTCAGCCTGGCCCACACGCTGGTGTCCTGTTTAGCTTTCCTCTCTGGGGTGGGGGCGAACTTGCTCCTCAGGACTCGTAGGATGACGTCACGATGGACAGAGAATCCCTCTGCCAGACGCTCAACGGTCCATTCCTCTGGTAGCTCCTGCTTCAGATACCTGGGGTGTAGTCAGTCATTGAGTCATTGAGGCAAACCGTTGACAATGTTGCAGATAAAGCTGACACGACTCCCTAGTCTACCTGACAGACAATCAAAACATGTCATTCATACAGTACAGCAAagcaaacggtggctactttgatgaatctcAAATCTATTTATACGTAACACTTTTTTTGTCTCACTCCATGATTTCAtagttgatgttttcactattctacaatgtagaaaatggtaattAAAAaagaatagtaaaaaataaagacaaaccctggaatgagtaggtgtgtccaaactttagagttttatactgtgtgtgtatatataatatattttggaATATTTAGTAACATTGCAGTCTTCCTCACCTGATCTGTTCCATGGCGTCCCagctcaacatcctctctggagCTCCAGACTCAGTCAGCTGTCTCTTAACTATATGGTACTTCAccgtcctctgtctcctcctctcttcactagacaGGGGCCAAGGTGAGACGGGTGGCATTAGGCCTAGTTGCATCACGAGTGTGGAGTGACGACTTTGTTAAATGATATGATATTTATCTTAAGATACTATGTAGACCCATCACTGAATGGGTGAAAGTGGCAAAGTATGTAGACAGGCATCCTTCAATAGGCCTGGTgatcccaggtctgtttgtgccGTTTAGGGTAAATGTTTCTCACCTGAACACAGCCTGGACCTTGTCGTCTACATCGTCCAGATCTGGATCTTCagacctctcctccatccctctgtgtCTGTGGGCCGAGGTCCTGTGTGTCTGCCTCTGATCCATCCAGGCCTTGCTGGCATCGCTGCAGAGGTGTCGACTACAGCTCCTTGTGGGCATCACTGACAGTTTGCCAAGCCTGGAGGCTATCCTGAAAGACATCATGGCTATTCTGAAGGCTCACCACTGGTCACCAAACACTACTGGATGAAGAAAAGACAGGATCAGAAATTCTCAACCTTTTCCATCTTTCCGATTTGCCCAATACGTCCATTTTGTCTGATCTAgttagctaaaaaaaaaaaaaagttcagcTCAATGAAATAACCTCATTGCCAATGGAAAGactctcaaacttttacagatgcacaactgagcgcatcctgtcgggctatatcaccgcctggtaccgAGAGACTGAAGAAGCTGTTTTATCTCAAAgccatcaaactgttaaataaccattactagccggctaccacccggttactcaaccctgcaccttagaggctgctgcccactgtgcatagacatggaatcactggccactttaataatgtttacatactgctttactcatttaatgtgtatatactgtattctactgtattttagtcaatgccactccgaaaTTGCTCGTCCTAACAATATATTtctaattccattattttacatgttgtgtgaattgttagatactactgcactgttggagctaggaacacaggtATTTCGCTACaaacgcaataacatctgctaaatatgtgtatgcgatcaataaaatgtgatttgatagtAACCTTGGCTAGTATACAGAGCCAAAGaccttagctagttagctaaataCGCCTCTTGCTGCTACCACACATTCACATCTCACAAAGTAGTCAAACAATAACCATGTGTCTAGCCAACATTGATAGAAATAATTAACAATTGTATTCACCCAAATAAGATTATCCTGCTTTCTTTAGCTACATTTCAGTCTAGACCTGCTTGTCTCGTGGAAACAATGCAGCCTTTCCGCAAACAGTCTGGCATACAACCTATATTTCCACATACTGCCACCTACTGGCATGTGGTGTTGAAAAACCCCCGATACATTTCAGTCACTACTTGATCGAAAATACCAAACAAACCTTAATTTAAGTAAATGCATTGATATTTATGAATATTAGACTCATATGACTCATTAAATagactcattaaacacaaatTATTAGTTtgaaaatgatgtctgagtgttggagtgtgcccttggctttCCGATACATTTAAAAACAACGGTGCCACGTGAttttcttaatataaggaatttgaaattattaatacttttacttttaatacttaagtatatttagcaattacatttactttttgatacttaaatatatttcaAACCAAGTAATTTTAGACTTATTAGGGCCACCTGCCTTTATTCAAGTAGTATTTAACTGGGTGActctcacttttacttgagtcattttctattaaggtatccttacttttactcaagtatgataattgggtactttttccacaactGACTCCAAcagttaaaataataataataatctgagTACTACAGGCAG
The sequence above is a segment of the Oncorhynchus nerka isolate Pitt River linkage group LG20, Oner_Uvic_2.0, whole genome shotgun sequence genome. Coding sequences within it:
- the ngrn gene encoding LOW QUALITY PROTEIN: neugrin (The sequence of the model RefSeq protein was modified relative to this genomic sequence to represent the inferred CDS: deleted 1 base in 1 codon) → MMSFRIASRLGKLSVMPTRSCSRHLCSDASKAWMDQRQTHRTSAHRHRGMEERSEDPDLDDVDDKVQAVFSEERRRQRTVKYHIVKRQLTESGAPERMLSWDAMEQIRYLKQELPEEWTVERLAEGFSVHRDVILRVLRSKFAPTPERKAKQDTSVWARLRQQALPGGGAGGQERQVALPGGGAGGQERQVALPGGGAGGQERQVALPGGGAGGQERQVALPGGGQERQVALPGGRQGRQKALPGGRQGRQVALPGGGAGGQDRQVALPGGGGAGGLGQNTAACLGHRSSKPAMLPTGSGTGALVTLASHSSQKLIARDLEDDPGPRAMMTTANYPAAPLTSLPTQLSSPPTLHSRHTSGQDNSREEWEEEENVPEDNVSEKVEEKDDQEERWDGRVFSEEELEELMLSSKPSPVVPHGREFFDSEGNFLYRI